In Streptomyces paludis, the genomic stretch CCGCCGCCGAGAGCCTGTTCCGTACGTCGCCGTGGTGGGCCACGTACGCCTGCGGGTCGACCCGGATGTCCGCGCCCGGGGTGATGGGCAGCTCGATCACCCCGCCGTGCGCCATCACCGCGACCGCGCCATGGCCCTTGAGCGTGGTGGTGAACAGCCCCTGGCCGGTGACCTGGCCGCGCACCATGCCCATGACGCCGCCCTGTGAACCCATGAACATCGTGCCCTGCTGGAGCGTCCCGTCGAAGGCGAGCAGCCGGTCCGCCTCCACGTACAGGGTGTCGCCGGCGAGATTGATGACCTGGATGTGGTGGCCGCCATGGCCGAACATCACCGTGCCGTTCCCCTCCACCGTCATCAGCGGGGTGGCCTCGTTGGCCACCCGGCGGCCGATCATCGACATCACACCGCCCTGGCCGCCCTGGATGTTGGGCGTGAAACTGACCTCGCCCCGGTACGCCAGCATCGCGCCCCGCTGGCTGTACATGGTCTGTCCGGGCGCCACCGTCGCCTCGACCATCTTCGCGTTGATCTCCCGGAACGGCACTAGAGATCGCCCCCGATCGTGTTCCGCTCGCTCGGCTGTACGTAGACGAGCCCCTCGCCCTCGAAGCGGATCTGGAAGGACTCGCCCGACCCCTCGCCCAGGAACGTCCGGAAGTTCACCCCGGACTGGAGCTTCTGCTGAAGCTTCCCCTGATGCGCGATGTAGGCGCCCGGGTCGACATACAGCGGGTACTGGGAGGTCACCCGCAGCAGCACCGCCTCGCCGTCCGACATGATCGCCGCCTGGCCCGTGCCCTCGACGGTGGTCGTGAACAGGCCGTTCCCCGAAGCGCCGCCGCGCAGCCCGGTGAACGTCGTGCCGGTGCGCAGCCCCGCGTCCGTGCAGAGCAGATTGCTCGACTCGACATGGAGCTTGTCGCCGTGCAGCGAGACGAGGTTGATATCGCTCGCGCGATCGGCGAAATAGCAGGTGCCCTGGCCCTTCACCTCCATCACGGTCATCTGTTCGCCGGTGAGCCGGCGCGTCACCATCCCCCGCAGCCCCTCACCGCCGCCCGTCAGTTTCTTGAACGTCATCCGGCCGTCGTACGCGACCATCGAGCCGTTCTTCGCCTTGACAGCGTCGCCGGTCAACTCGACGGCGAGCACCTTGCTGCCTTGCAGTCGGAACTGAGCCACGGACCGAAGGTATCCCGGCCCCGCCCGCCACCGACAGGGCTTCTGCCCCTGATCGTCCCCTGATCGTCCCCCGAGCCGTCCCCGAGCCGTCCCTGAGCCGGCCCCCGAGCCTGCCCGAGCCGTCCCGGACACACCCCTGGCCGAAACGGGCCGAAGTGGGGCTGCCACAATGTCCTAGCGCTTGTGCGCGCTTTCACAAGATCGGGTTGGCGCCGCACGAGATCACGTAGCCCCCGATGACGAAGGTGCCTGCCTCGTGGACATCAGCAACGCCGCCCCGCTCCACCGCCTCCGCCTGGTCTCCGTGCCGGAGGCCGTATCGTTCCTCCTCCTCATGGTCTGCTCGGTGCTCAAGCGGACGACGGACTTCAACGCGGTACCGGTGATGGGAGCCATCCACGGCGTCCTCTTCATCCTGTACGTGATCTTCTGGGCCCTCGCCTGGATCCGCGTCCGCTGGTCCTTCGGGACGGCCGCCCTCTACTTCGTGCTCTCCGTACTGCCCGCCGGCGGCTTCTTCGCGGACCGCAGGATCAAGCGCGAGCTGGACGACGCCGCCATCGCCTCCCGCGCCCGCCGCGAAGGTACCGTGAACGCATGATCGTCGCCTTCTCCGTCTCTCCGCTCGGTGTCGGGGAGGACGTCGGCGAGTACGTCGCCGACGCCGTCCGGGTCGTCCGCGAGTCCGGCCTCCCCAACCGTACGGACGCGATGTTCACCTCCGTCGAGGGCGAGTGGGACGAGGTGATGGACGTCGTCAAGCGCGCCGTCGCCGCCGTCGAGGCCCGCGCCGGCCGGGTCTCGCTCGTCCTCAAGGCCGACATCAGGCCCGGGGTCACGGACGGTCTCACCTCGAAGGTCGAGACCGTGGAGCGCCACCTCGCCCAGCAGCCGCCCGCGGCCCCGGCCCCGTGACCCGGCCCGTAACCCCCGGACGCAGTAACCCGCGAGCGTAAAACCGCCCGCACGGACGCCTCCAGTCGACACGCCGGTCAATGTCCCTTTCTGTGGGGATATCGACCTCGCGAATCAGCTGGAGGCACCGTGCGGCCCGAGGGTGACGACACCGACCTCGACCCCGACCACGACGACGTACTCGGCTACGACTACGACGTCCACAGCTGTCTGGCCGGCCCCCTCATGGAGCCGGACCGGACCGCCCCCTACCGCGTGGGCTACCGGAGTCTGCTCGCGCGCGAGCCCCGCCGAATACGCGCCGTCCTGCTGATGGCCCTGGCGCCGCTCCTCTCCGGCGCCCTGCTGGTCTACCTGGTCTGGCCCAGCCACCGGACCGAGCGCGAGGGCGGCGACCGCTGGCTGATCGTCTTCGACCACGTGATGCTCGGCTCGATCGGGTGCATCGCCCTGTTCATGCTGGTCAACGTCGCCTCGGTGGCACACGCCACCATGGTCGCCCGGGACCCGATACCCGTCCCCGCCGAGCTGGGCACCCGGGTCGCCTTCCTCACCACGTACGTCCCCGGCACCGAGCCGCTCGCCATGGTGCGGGGCACGCTCGAAGGGGCGGTACGGCTGCGGCACAGCGGCCCCCTCGACATCTGGCTGCTCGACGAGGGCGACGACCCCGCCGCCCGGGCGCTCTGCGCGGAGCTGGGCGTACGGCACTTCACCCGTAGGGGAGTCCCCGAGTGGAACCGCCGCAGAGGCGTCCACAAGGCGCGCACCAAACACGGCAACTACAACGCCTGGCTCGCGATGCACGGCGACGACTACGACTTCTTCGCCTCCGTCGACACCGACCACATCCCGCTCCCCAACTTCCTGGAGCGGATGATGGGTTACTTCCGCGACCCGGACATCGCCTTCGTCGTCGGCCCCCAGGTGTACGGCAACTACACCTCGCCCGTCACCAAGGCCGCCGAGTCCCAGCAGTTCCTCTTCCACGCGCTGATCCAGCGGGCCGGCAACCGCTACCACGCCCCGATGTTCGTCGGCACGAACAACGTCGTCCGGATCAAGGCGCTCCAGCAGATCGGCGGGCTGTACGACTCGATCACCGAGGACATGGCCACCGGCTTCGAGATCCACCGCACCCGCAACCCGCTCACCGGCCGCTTCTGGCGCTCCGTCTACACCCCCGACGTGCTGGCGGTCGGTGAGGGGCCCGCGTCCTGGACCGACTTCTTCACCCAGCAGCTGCGCTGGTCCCGGGGCACCTACGAGACGCTCATCAAGCAGTACTGGAAGGCGCCCTTCCGGGTGCCGCCGGGCCGGCTGCTCAGCTACACGCTGATGCTCGTCTACTACCCGATGACCGCCGTCAACTGGTTCCTCGGCGTCCTCAGCTGCGTTCTCTTCCTCTGGCTCGGCGCCTCCGGCACCCAGGTCTCGTCCTCGGTTCTGCTGATGCTCTACAGCGACGCCGCCGCCCTCCAGATCGGCCTCTACCTCTGGAACCGGCGCCACAACGTCTCGCCCCACGAACCCCAGGGCTCCGGCGGGCTCGCCGGTATGGCGATGTCGGCGCTCTCCGCGCCCATCTACCTCAAGTCGCTCTGCGCGGCGCTGCTGCGCACCCAGGGCCGCTTCGTGGTCACCCCCAAGGGCGGCCGGACCAGCGCCGACCGGACGGCGACCTTCCGGATCCATCTCTTCTGGGCCGCCGTGCTCGCCGGCTCGCTCGTCGCGTCCGTCTTCCTCGGCCACACCCACGCGGCCATGCGCACCTGGGCCGGGCTCGCGCTCGTGATCGCGCTCGCCCCGGTCGCCGTCTGGCTCCTGACGCTGCGCGCCGAGCGCATCGCCGCCCGTACGGCCGCCGCGCCCCCACGCGCCCCGGCGCCCGCGCCCGCTCAGAGCGCGCCCGCTCAGAGCGCGCCCGCTCAGAGCGCGCCCGCCGCTCAGAGCGCGCCCGCCCCCACCCGCGCGTCCGCGCCGGCCGCGGTCCCGGTGACCGTATCGACGTCAGGAGGGAACTGACCCATGCAGCAGCGGAACGCGCGGCGGAACAAGCCGCGGTACCGGCCGTCGGGGAAGCTGCGGAAGACGCTGCTGGGCGGTGGCGCCCTCGTGGTGCTCCTCGGCCTCAACGCCCCCGCCGCCTACTCCTTCGCCGCCGAGAAGTACCACGCGTACAAGATCGCCCAGCCCGGCTACAAGCAGCGCTACGGCTCCTGGTCGATGCTCGACGTCCCCAAGAAGTTCCGTACGAACGCGATCCACGCGGCCCTGCTGCACAGCGGCAAGGTGCTGATCGTCGCGGGCTCCGGCAACAA encodes the following:
- a CDS encoding MTH1187 family thiamine-binding protein, which codes for MIVAFSVSPLGVGEDVGEYVADAVRVVRESGLPNRTDAMFTSVEGEWDEVMDVVKRAVAAVEARAGRVSLVLKADIRPGVTDGLTSKVETVERHLAQQPPAAPAP
- a CDS encoding glycosyltransferase family 2 protein, producing MEPDRTAPYRVGYRSLLAREPRRIRAVLLMALAPLLSGALLVYLVWPSHRTEREGGDRWLIVFDHVMLGSIGCIALFMLVNVASVAHATMVARDPIPVPAELGTRVAFLTTYVPGTEPLAMVRGTLEGAVRLRHSGPLDIWLLDEGDDPAARALCAELGVRHFTRRGVPEWNRRRGVHKARTKHGNYNAWLAMHGDDYDFFASVDTDHIPLPNFLERMMGYFRDPDIAFVVGPQVYGNYTSPVTKAAESQQFLFHALIQRAGNRYHAPMFVGTNNVVRIKALQQIGGLYDSITEDMATGFEIHRTRNPLTGRFWRSVYTPDVLAVGEGPASWTDFFTQQLRWSRGTYETLIKQYWKAPFRVPPGRLLSYTLMLVYYPMTAVNWFLGVLSCVLFLWLGASGTQVSSSVLLMLYSDAAALQIGLYLWNRRHNVSPHEPQGSGGLAGMAMSALSAPIYLKSLCAALLRTQGRFVVTPKGGRTSADRTATFRIHLFWAAVLAGSLVASVFLGHTHAAMRTWAGLALVIALAPVAVWLLTLRAERIAARTAAAPPRAPAPAPAQSAPAQSAPAQSAPAAQSAPAPTRASAPAAVPVTVSTSGGN
- a CDS encoding DUF3817 domain-containing protein, encoding MDISNAAPLHRLRLVSVPEAVSFLLLMVCSVLKRTTDFNAVPVMGAIHGVLFILYVIFWALAWIRVRWSFGTAALYFVLSVLPAGGFFADRRIKRELDDAAIASRARREGTVNA
- a CDS encoding AIM24 family protein; translated protein: MAQFRLQGSKVLAVELTGDAVKAKNGSMVAYDGRMTFKKLTGGGEGLRGMVTRRLTGEQMTVMEVKGQGTCYFADRASDINLVSLHGDKLHVESSNLLCTDAGLRTGTTFTGLRGGASGNGLFTTTVEGTGQAAIMSDGEAVLLRVTSQYPLYVDPGAYIAHQGKLQQKLQSGVNFRTFLGEGSGESFQIRFEGEGLVYVQPSERNTIGGDL
- a CDS encoding AIM24 family protein; translated protein: MPFREINAKMVEATVAPGQTMYSQRGAMLAYRGEVSFTPNIQGGQGGVMSMIGRRVANEATPLMTVEGNGTVMFGHGGHHIQVINLAGDTLYVEADRLLAFDGTLQQGTMFMGSQGGVMGMVRGQVTGQGLFTTTLKGHGAVAVMAHGGVIELPITPGADIRVDPQAYVAHHGDVRNRLSAAVGWREMVGRGSGEAFQLELSGTGAVYVQASEDKL